Proteins co-encoded in one Opitutus terrae PB90-1 genomic window:
- a CDS encoding malectin domain-containing carbohydrate-binding protein, translating to MNYRLLASLVTSLLLAVTASAYNFSISTLHGVSFASGVTSLQFGPDQRLYAAQVSGEILVMTVQRLGPNNYQVTATETINLVRDIPNYNDDGTRAATLTTRQVTGILVVGTASNPVIYVTSSDPRIGGGSGGVNDLNLDTNSGIISRLTRTGGVWSKVDLVRGLPRSEENHASNGMQLDAATNTLYLAQGGNTNAGGPSNNFAFMCETALSAAILSIDLDAINAMPVQTDAYGQQYLYNLPTVDDPNPSRGQNPDGSDVNDPFGGNDGLNQARLVADGPVQVYSSGYRNPYDLVITRTPGAEGRMYAWDNGANNGWGGYPKNEGPEGNVTNEYVDGEPGTVNNKDNLHVITAGYYAGHPNPIRANPAGAGWFHYDSTQPAGSEKIFSLTPTTDWPPVPVAMANPVEGDFRQPGVNDGALMTYTASTNGLAEYIATNFSGEMRGNLIAASYDGKLLRIALSADGTTVTNGVEPLASGFGNLPLDVTTPDPINGAAFVGTIWVSHYAPAKISVLEPSDFDSPGSDTCTGINSAAVDEDGDGYSNADEIANDSDPCSAAIRPADVDGDHISDQLDTDDDNDGVPDTQDPFPIDPLDGKSVPLPLRYDLFNETGIGFFGVGMTGLMMNPGQDYLPLISPDNAIAGGTAGLFTLAEVGPGRALGSSNNQKDAYQFAFNSDEFTTPYIISSRLGGPFFNSSPTGQQAQGIYLGNGDQDNYVSVAIHGNEGAGGLQVVYENDGTIVSQDLYPLAGLADLTTIDLYFTVDPVAATVQPGYRLSESDPVTALGSPIAVGGEVLAALMGARPLAIGFFATTGGGGAPTFSATWDYFDIAPINNTAIAKFTIDPPVTDMATASTYTAGAFKIQNNSTDGQQIESVSIDLSTAIFPDMVFDPAGTAGDPDHKAFQPNTYAGGAAGAVGTNTKPHNGTSGEDGYDGLDITFGAFPPGGSLAFSIDVDPNNVKGVAAPGENHAASVSGLELIGSTVEVFFSDGSVQRSRLGRLENTQDGSYAWLRSEKPPKPGLTALGKSSPFTTGEPETLRVAGPTGFNVTLTRIEGALYLGGVPGGGYDIDPFEANTAIDIAEQTGVIPAAGYLDFTVTGTKSNDDGGYNYVTAVLSNSSGIKGPASTPVVFMFDPSLSPDTQPPTQPGALTFSNVTPNSLTVTWTASTDNVGVTGYRVSRDGALIATVTGLSYNDSSLAPATTYDYSVVAIDSAGNLSAPRAASVTTLEASANTVVRINCGGPTYLDATGNTWIADTYYNTGFASTDSATVTGTTLGQLFKSYRWDDTPSPELLYTIPIANGSYVVRLYLAETSSSAKAPGKRVFDVDIEGTRAFEDVDVYVMAGGGNKALILEAATTVNDGNVQIKFLHQVFHPRIYAIEVLPTSGPSDTEPPTQPGAITFSGVTSSSVTLDWTGSTDDVGVTGYRISRDGSVLTTVSSLTFTDSTVSPETAYDYSVVALDAAGNASTASTASVTTLDAPPPDDTQPPSQPGVLSFTGVTTSSVTVNWAASTDNVGVAGYRISRNGVELTTVTGLTFTDSTVVANTTYDYSVVAFDAANNTSPERTGSVATPPSGGASTVIRVNAGGSSYVDGAGNTWSADTGYNTGGTYSVSSSTAIAGTTDDPLFRTERYDASTAPELTYSFAVPNGNYLVRLLFAENYGSAKGVGKRVFDVDIEGARAFEDVDIYAQAGGGNKALILEHTTAVTDGQLNIGFVHQVQNPKVNAIEILSVDAPADTQPPTQPGAITFSDVSWDSVTLNWGASTDNIGVAGYRISRDGTELATVNALTFTDSTVAAQTDYDYTVVALDAAGNESTARNASVTTTASPDTQPPSAPGALVFSDVTASSLTVSWTAATDNVEVTGYRVSRDGVQLATVTTLSFDDTGLSAATSYSYSVEALDAAGNASPASTASVTTSTAADAQPPSAPGALVFSNVTASSLTVSWTAATDNVEVTGYRVSRDGVQLATVTTLSFDDTGLSAATSYSYSVEALDAAGNASVASTATISTASSGPTLPTIRVNAGGSSYVDSAGNTWSADHGYNTGGKYSVSGSTTITNTSDPTLFRSERYDASTSPELTYSFTVPNGTYVVRLYFAENYASAKGAGLRVFDIDIEGARAFEDVDIFVQAGGANRAMMLENTVTVTDGQLNIGFVHQVQNPKINAIEILPAP from the coding sequence ATGAACTACCGCCTGCTCGCCAGCTTGGTGACCTCCCTGCTGCTCGCCGTCACCGCTTCCGCTTACAATTTTTCGATCAGCACGCTGCACGGCGTCTCGTTCGCCAGCGGCGTAACCTCGCTGCAATTCGGCCCGGATCAGCGGCTCTACGCGGCACAGGTGAGCGGCGAGATCCTGGTGATGACCGTGCAGCGACTTGGGCCGAACAACTACCAGGTCACGGCGACCGAGACGATCAATCTCGTCCGCGACATTCCGAACTACAACGATGATGGTACCCGGGCCGCCACGCTGACGACGCGCCAGGTGACGGGTATCCTGGTGGTGGGCACCGCGAGCAACCCGGTGATCTACGTGACCTCCAGCGACCCCCGGATCGGGGGTGGCAGCGGCGGCGTCAACGATCTCAACCTCGACACGAACTCGGGCATCATTTCCCGACTGACCCGTACGGGGGGCGTCTGGTCCAAGGTTGATCTCGTCCGCGGGTTGCCGCGGTCGGAAGAGAATCATGCCAGCAACGGCATGCAGCTCGATGCGGCGACCAACACGCTCTACCTCGCGCAGGGCGGCAACACCAATGCCGGTGGCCCCTCGAACAATTTCGCGTTCATGTGCGAAACCGCGCTCTCGGCCGCGATTCTTTCCATCGATCTCGACGCGATCAACGCGATGCCCGTCCAGACCGACGCCTACGGGCAGCAATACCTCTACAACCTGCCGACCGTCGACGACCCGAATCCCAGCCGGGGCCAGAACCCCGACGGCAGCGACGTCAACGATCCGTTCGGCGGCAACGACGGCCTGAACCAGGCGCGGCTCGTCGCGGACGGCCCGGTGCAGGTCTACTCGTCCGGCTACCGCAACCCCTACGACCTCGTCATCACGCGCACGCCCGGCGCGGAGGGGCGGATGTACGCGTGGGACAACGGCGCCAACAACGGCTGGGGCGGCTACCCCAAGAACGAAGGCCCCGAGGGCAACGTCACCAACGAATACGTCGACGGCGAGCCCGGCACGGTGAACAACAAGGACAACCTGCACGTGATCACCGCCGGCTACTACGCCGGGCACCCGAATCCGATCCGCGCGAACCCCGCGGGCGCCGGTTGGTTCCACTACGATTCCACGCAGCCTGCCGGTTCCGAAAAGATTTTCTCGCTTACGCCGACCACGGATTGGCCGCCAGTGCCGGTGGCGATGGCCAATCCGGTCGAAGGCGATTTTCGGCAGCCGGGCGTGAACGACGGCGCATTGATGACCTACACGGCCTCCACGAATGGCCTCGCCGAATACATCGCGACCAATTTCTCCGGTGAAATGCGCGGCAACCTCATCGCCGCGAGCTACGACGGCAAGCTGCTCCGCATCGCGCTCAGCGCCGACGGCACGACCGTGACCAACGGCGTCGAGCCGCTCGCCAGCGGTTTCGGCAACCTCCCGCTCGACGTCACCACGCCCGACCCGATCAACGGCGCGGCGTTCGTCGGCACCATTTGGGTCAGCCATTACGCGCCCGCGAAAATCAGCGTGCTCGAGCCGAGCGACTTCGACTCCCCCGGCAGCGACACGTGCACGGGCATCAACTCCGCCGCGGTCGACGAGGATGGCGACGGCTACAGCAACGCCGACGAGATCGCCAACGACTCCGATCCGTGCTCGGCCGCGATCCGACCGGCGGATGTCGATGGCGACCACATTTCCGACCAGCTCGACACCGACGACGACAACGATGGCGTGCCCGACACGCAGGACCCCTTCCCGATCGATCCGCTCGACGGCAAGAGCGTGCCGCTGCCGCTGCGCTACGATCTCTTCAATGAGACGGGCATCGGCTTCTTCGGCGTCGGCATGACCGGCCTGATGATGAACCCCGGCCAGGACTACCTGCCGTTGATCAGTCCGGACAACGCGATCGCCGGCGGCACCGCGGGGTTGTTCACGCTCGCCGAGGTCGGCCCCGGCCGCGCGCTCGGGTCCAGCAACAACCAGAAGGACGCCTACCAGTTCGCCTTCAACTCCGACGAATTCACCACGCCGTACATCATCTCCTCGCGCCTTGGCGGACCGTTCTTCAACAGCAGTCCAACCGGTCAGCAGGCGCAGGGCATCTATCTCGGCAATGGCGATCAGGACAACTACGTCTCCGTCGCGATTCACGGCAACGAGGGCGCGGGCGGGCTGCAGGTCGTCTATGAAAACGACGGCACGATCGTATCGCAGGACCTCTATCCGCTCGCCGGGCTCGCGGACCTCACGACGATCGATCTGTATTTCACCGTCGATCCCGTCGCCGCCACGGTGCAGCCCGGCTATCGGCTCAGCGAAAGCGATCCGGTCACCGCGTTGGGCTCGCCGATTGCCGTCGGCGGCGAGGTGCTGGCCGCGCTGATGGGCGCGCGCCCGCTCGCCATCGGATTCTTCGCCACCACCGGCGGCGGCGGCGCACCGACGTTCTCTGCGACGTGGGACTACTTCGACATCGCGCCGATCAACAACACCGCGATCGCCAAGTTCACCATCGATCCGCCGGTCACCGACATGGCGACCGCCAGCACCTACACGGCCGGAGCCTTCAAGATTCAGAACAACTCCACTGACGGGCAGCAAATCGAGAGCGTTTCCATCGATCTGAGCACGGCGATCTTCCCCGACATGGTGTTCGATCCGGCCGGCACCGCCGGCGATCCGGACCACAAGGCTTTCCAGCCTAACACCTATGCCGGCGGCGCAGCCGGCGCGGTCGGCACGAACACCAAACCGCACAACGGCACGAGCGGCGAGGACGGCTACGATGGGCTCGACATCACGTTCGGCGCCTTCCCGCCCGGCGGCTCACTCGCCTTCTCGATCGATGTCGATCCAAACAACGTGAAAGGTGTCGCCGCGCCCGGGGAGAACCACGCCGCCAGCGTCTCCGGCCTCGAACTCATCGGCAGCACCGTCGAGGTGTTCTTCAGCGACGGCAGCGTCCAGCGCTCGCGGCTCGGCCGGCTCGAGAACACGCAGGATGGCTCCTATGCGTGGCTCCGCTCCGAAAAGCCGCCGAAGCCGGGACTCACCGCGCTCGGCAAGTCTTCGCCGTTCACCACCGGTGAACCGGAAACCCTTCGCGTCGCCGGGCCGACCGGCTTCAATGTCACGCTGACCCGCATCGAAGGCGCGCTCTACCTCGGTGGCGTGCCCGGCGGTGGCTACGATATCGATCCGTTCGAAGCCAACACCGCCATCGACATCGCCGAGCAGACCGGCGTGATCCCCGCGGCAGGTTACCTCGATTTCACCGTCACCGGCACCAAGTCGAACGACGACGGCGGCTACAACTACGTCACCGCCGTCCTGAGCAACAGCTCCGGCATCAAGGGTCCGGCGTCGACTCCGGTCGTGTTCATGTTCGACCCCAGCCTCAGCCCCGACACCCAGCCGCCCACCCAGCCGGGCGCACTCACGTTCAGCAACGTGACGCCCAACAGTCTCACGGTTACGTGGACCGCCTCGACGGACAACGTCGGTGTCACCGGTTATCGCGTTTCGCGCGACGGCGCGTTGATCGCGACGGTCACCGGCCTCTCCTACAACGACTCGTCGCTCGCGCCGGCGACCACCTATGACTACTCGGTGGTCGCTATCGACAGCGCGGGCAACCTCTCGGCCCCACGCGCCGCGAGCGTCACCACGCTCGAGGCGAGCGCGAACACGGTGGTTCGGATCAACTGCGGCGGCCCGACTTACCTCGACGCGACCGGCAACACTTGGATCGCTGACACCTACTACAACACCGGCTTTGCCTCGACGGATTCCGCGACGGTGACGGGCACCACCCTCGGCCAGCTGTTCAAAAGCTACCGCTGGGACGACACGCCGTCACCGGAACTTCTGTACACCATCCCGATCGCGAATGGTTCCTATGTCGTCCGACTTTATCTCGCGGAAACGTCCTCGAGCGCGAAGGCGCCGGGCAAGCGCGTCTTCGACGTCGATATCGAGGGCACGCGCGCGTTCGAGGATGTCGATGTCTACGTCATGGCCGGCGGCGGCAACAAGGCGCTGATCCTCGAGGCCGCGACGACGGTCAATGACGGCAACGTGCAGATCAAATTCCTCCACCAGGTCTTCCATCCGCGCATCTACGCGATCGAGGTGCTGCCGACCTCGGGCCCGAGCGACACCGAACCGCCCACCCAGCCCGGCGCGATCACCTTCAGCGGAGTGACTTCGAGCAGCGTGACACTGGACTGGACCGGCTCGACCGACGACGTGGGCGTCACCGGTTATCGGATCTCGCGCGACGGCTCGGTCCTCACGACGGTGAGCAGCCTGACCTTCACCGACTCGACGGTGAGTCCGGAAACCGCCTACGACTACTCCGTCGTGGCGCTCGATGCGGCGGGCAACGCCTCGACCGCGAGCACCGCATCGGTCACGACCCTGGACGCGCCGCCGCCCGACGACACGCAACCGCCGAGCCAGCCCGGCGTGCTCTCGTTCACTGGCGTGACGACGAGCAGCGTCACCGTGAACTGGGCGGCATCGACCGACAATGTCGGCGTGGCCGGCTACCGGATTTCGCGCAACGGCGTGGAACTGACCACGGTCACGGGCCTGACGTTCACCGACTCGACCGTCGTCGCGAACACGACCTACGACTACTCGGTCGTGGCCTTCGACGCGGCGAACAACACCTCGCCCGAGCGCACCGGCAGCGTGGCCACGCCGCCGAGCGGCGGCGCCAGCACCGTGATCCGCGTCAACGCAGGCGGCTCGAGCTACGTCGACGGCGCCGGGAACACCTGGTCGGCGGACACTGGCTACAACACCGGCGGCACCTATTCGGTCTCCTCTTCGACGGCCATCGCCGGCACGACCGATGACCCGCTGTTCCGCACAGAGCGCTATGATGCCTCGACCGCACCGGAGCTCACCTACTCGTTCGCCGTGCCGAACGGAAACTACCTTGTCCGTCTGCTCTTCGCCGAGAACTACGGCAGCGCCAAGGGCGTCGGCAAACGCGTCTTCGACGTGGATATCGAAGGCGCCCGGGCCTTCGAAGATGTGGACATCTATGCGCAGGCGGGCGGCGGCAACAAGGCCCTGATTCTCGAGCACACGACCGCCGTCACGGACGGTCAGCTCAACATCGGCTTCGTGCACCAGGTCCAGAATCCGAAGGTCAACGCGATCGAGATCCTTTCGGTCGACGCGCCGGCGGACACGCAACCGCCCACGCAGCCCGGCGCGATCACGTTCAGTGACGTGAGCTGGGACAGCGTCACGCTCAATTGGGGTGCGTCGACCGACAACATCGGCGTCGCAGGATATCGGATTTCCCGCGACGGAACCGAGCTCGCCACGGTCAATGCGCTCACGTTCACCGACTCGACGGTCGCAGCGCAGACCGACTACGACTACACCGTTGTCGCGCTCGATGCGGCCGGCAACGAATCCACCGCGCGCAACGCTTCCGTCACCACCACCGCCTCGCCCGATACGCAGCCGCCGTCCGCGCCGGGCGCGCTCGTCTTCTCCGACGTCACGGCGAGCAGTCTCACCGTGAGCTGGACGGCTGCGACCGACAACGTCGAGGTAACGGGCTACCGCGTGTCGCGCGACGGCGTGCAACTGGCGACCGTCACGACGCTGTCGTTCGACGACACCGGGCTCTCCGCCGCCACGTCCTACAGTTACTCGGTCGAAGCGCTGGACGCCGCCGGCAACGCGTCGCCGGCGAGCACCGCCTCGGTCACGACGTCCACGGCGGCCGATGCGCAGCCGCCTTCCGCGCCGGGCGCGCTTGTGTTCTCCAACGTGACCGCGAGCAGCCTGACCGTGAGTTGGACGGCTGCGACCGACAACGTCGAGGTAACGGGCTACCGCGTGTCGCGCGACGGCGTGCAACTGGCGACCGTCACGACGCTGTCGTTCGACGACACCGGACTCTCCGCCGCGACGTCCTACAGCTACTCGGTCGAAGCGCTGGACGCCGCCGGCAATGCCTCGGTGGCGAGCACTGCGACGATATCGACCGCGTCGAGCGGGCCGACGCTACCGACGATTCGCGTGAACGCCGGTGGCAGCAGCTATGTCGACAGCGCCGGCAACACGTGGTCGGCCGACCACGGCTATAACACCGGCGGCAAATATTCCGTCTCGGGCTCGACGACGATCACGAACACGAGCGACCCGACGCTCTTCCGCAGCGAGCGCTACGACGCGAGCACCTCGCCGGAGCTCACCTATTCGTTCACCGTGCCGAACGGCACGTACGTCGTGCGGCTCTACTTTGCGGAAAACTATGCCAGCGCGAAAGGCGCCGGGCTGCGCGTGTTTGACATCGACATCGAGGGCGCACGCGCCTTCGAGGATGTCGACATCTTCGTGCAAGCCGGCGGAGCCAACCGAGCGATGATGTTGGAGAACACCGTCACGGTCACCGATGGACAACTGAACATCGGTTTCGTGCACCAGGTGCAAAATCCGAAGATCAACGCGATCGAGATCCTGCCCGCGCCGTAG
- a CDS encoding glutamine--tRNA ligase/YqeY domain fusion protein yields MTAEPNAPSANPAPSDFIRDIVATHVAEKRYQQIVTRFPPEPNGYLHIGHAKSICLNFGIARENGGYCNLRMDDTNPTKEEVEYVDSITADVRWLIAGWADHCLGLKPKGTTPAKRLIDEREDYHLPPASLGLDDATLSAQIANHALEPFFASDYFEQLYQYALQLIRAGKAYVCDLSPEETDAYRGSPDKPGKESPYRNRSIEENLDLFQRMRAGEFPNGARSLRAKIDMAAPNIWLRDPLLYRIRHAAHHHTGDAWCIYPLYDFAHCLSDYLEGITHSVCTLEFVDHRALYDWILDQLNLPRPQPHQYEFAKLIPSYMIVSKRRLIQLVNEKVVSGWDDPRMPTISGIRRRGVPASAVRAFVTGVGVTKYNSLTDIAVFEHAVREDLNASAQRRLGVLRPIKVVLTNLAADEVIECAAVNNPQDEHPTMRRIALTREVFIDADDFAEVPPPKYFRLKPGGEVRLKYACIIKCDEVIKDAAGAVIELRCTADLSTRAGQPNADRKVKGTIHWVSATRCIDAEVRLYDRLFTVPEPGAQEDFMQAVNPHSLDVVTAKLEPSLATASVAERFQFERLGYFAVDPKDSAPGKLVFNRTITLKDTWAKK; encoded by the coding sequence ATGACCGCAGAGCCCAACGCTCCCTCCGCCAACCCGGCCCCTTCCGATTTCATTCGCGACATCGTCGCGACCCACGTCGCGGAGAAGCGTTACCAGCAAATCGTCACGCGCTTCCCGCCAGAACCCAACGGCTATCTGCACATTGGGCATGCCAAGTCGATCTGCCTGAACTTCGGCATCGCGCGCGAAAACGGCGGCTACTGCAACCTACGGATGGACGACACCAACCCGACCAAGGAAGAGGTCGAGTATGTCGATTCCATCACCGCGGACGTGCGCTGGTTGATCGCCGGCTGGGCAGATCACTGCCTGGGACTGAAGCCCAAGGGCACCACGCCGGCGAAGCGCTTGATCGATGAGCGCGAAGATTACCACCTGCCGCCGGCCTCGCTCGGGCTCGATGACGCCACGCTGAGCGCACAGATCGCGAACCACGCGCTGGAGCCGTTCTTCGCCTCCGATTACTTCGAACAGCTCTATCAGTATGCGCTGCAGCTCATTCGCGCCGGCAAGGCCTACGTTTGCGACCTGAGCCCGGAGGAAACCGACGCCTATCGCGGCTCGCCGGACAAGCCCGGCAAGGAGAGTCCTTACCGGAACCGCTCGATCGAGGAAAACCTCGATCTCTTCCAACGGATGCGCGCCGGCGAGTTTCCCAACGGTGCCCGTTCGCTGCGCGCGAAGATCGACATGGCCGCGCCCAACATCTGGTTGCGCGACCCGCTGCTTTATCGCATCCGCCACGCCGCGCACCATCACACCGGCGACGCCTGGTGCATTTACCCGCTCTACGATTTCGCCCACTGCCTGAGCGACTACCTCGAAGGAATCACCCACAGCGTCTGCACGCTGGAGTTCGTTGATCACCGCGCGCTCTACGACTGGATTCTCGACCAGCTCAACCTGCCGCGGCCGCAGCCGCACCAGTACGAATTCGCGAAGCTCATCCCGAGCTACATGATCGTGTCGAAGCGCCGGTTGATCCAGCTGGTGAACGAGAAGGTCGTGTCCGGCTGGGACGATCCACGCATGCCGACGATCAGCGGCATCCGCCGTCGCGGCGTGCCGGCCAGCGCCGTGCGGGCGTTCGTCACCGGCGTCGGCGTCACCAAATACAACTCGCTCACCGACATCGCGGTGTTCGAACACGCCGTGCGCGAGGATCTCAACGCCTCCGCACAGCGCCGGCTCGGTGTGCTGCGACCGATCAAGGTCGTGCTCACCAACCTCGCCGCCGACGAGGTGATCGAATGCGCCGCGGTGAACAATCCACAGGACGAACATCCCACCATGCGCCGGATCGCGCTGACCCGTGAGGTGTTCATCGACGCCGACGATTTCGCCGAGGTGCCGCCGCCGAAGTATTTCCGGCTGAAACCGGGCGGCGAGGTGCGGCTCAAATATGCCTGCATCATCAAGTGCGACGAGGTGATCAAGGACGCCGCGGGCGCCGTGATCGAACTGCGTTGCACCGCGGACTTGTCGACGCGCGCCGGCCAGCCGAACGCGGACCGGAAGGTGAAGGGCACGATCCACTGGGTGAGCGCCACGCGCTGCATCGACGCCGAAGTGCGGCTCTACGATCGGCTGTTTACGGTGCCGGAGCCCGGCGCGCAGGAAGACTTCATGCAGGCGGTTAACCCGCACTCGCTCGACGTGGTGACGGCCAAGCTCGAGCCGTCGCTCGCGACGGCGTCCGTGGCGGAACGCTTCCAATTCGAACGACTCGGCTATTTCGCCGTGGACCCGAAGGACAGCGCACCCGGCAAGCTCGTGTTCAACCGCACGATCACGCTGAAGGATACCTGGGCGAAGAAGTAG
- a CDS encoding 4Fe-4S dicluster domain-containing protein: MREVTRTIRFENDRVKGFSKEIMEVPGCERLQSCIQCGTCSGTCPLSVYMDHSPRQIMALVRSDFKNEVLTSNSIWLCASCYACTVECPREIRITDIMYALKQRAIQERVYPKHFPIPVLAREFAEMVRRTGRITETLLVMRLFLKANWRAVFSSWRLGIGLITTGRFVILPERIERRAELATILAAARNHREVV, from the coding sequence ATGAGGGAAGTCACACGCACCATCCGGTTCGAGAACGACCGGGTCAAGGGGTTCAGCAAGGAGATCATGGAGGTGCCCGGCTGCGAGCGGCTGCAGAGCTGCATCCAGTGCGGCACCTGCTCCGGCACGTGCCCCCTCAGCGTCTACATGGACCACTCGCCCCGGCAGATCATGGCGCTGGTGCGCTCCGATTTCAAAAACGAGGTGCTCACGAGCAACAGCATCTGGCTCTGCGCCTCCTGCTACGCCTGCACCGTCGAGTGCCCGCGGGAAATCCGGATCACCGACATCATGTATGCGCTCAAGCAGCGCGCGATCCAGGAACGGGTCTACCCCAAACACTTCCCGATTCCGGTGCTCGCCCGCGAGTTCGCCGAGATGGTCCGGCGCACCGGCCGGATCACCGAAACCTTGCTGGTCATGCGGCTGTTCCTGAAAGCGAACTGGCGCGCCGTATTCAGTTCGTGGCGTCTGGGCATCGGGCTGATCACCACCGGCCGGTTCGTCATCCTGCCCGAGCGCATCGAGCGCCGCGCGGAGCTCGCCACCATTCTCGCCGCGGCCCGCAACCACCGGGAGGTCGTATGA
- a CDS encoding CoB--CoM heterodisulfide reductase iron-sulfur subunit B family protein: protein MNLNYSYFPGCSLKGLGRAYEESLLPVMKHLGVEMQELDDWNCCGATAYMSVSEEKACVLAARNLAIAEQAGAQDLITPCSACYLVLNKAKHAMTDSPAIRDTVHRALGAAKLTYSGKTAVRHPLDILVHDIGLDVVKEKVVRPLKGLKVAPYYGCQVVRPYSTFDDAWNPTTMDRLLKTLGAEVVPFPLKTKCCGASLTGTIPEAGLRLSYIILKEALRRGADVIATICPLCQFNLDGYHDQIERHWGNVRIPTVYFTQLMGLAFGLPAKQLGLHRCLVPLRLPASVAPIPSPATPTQP, encoded by the coding sequence ATGAACCTGAACTACTCCTACTTCCCCGGCTGCTCACTCAAAGGCCTCGGCCGCGCCTACGAAGAATCGCTCTTGCCGGTGATGAAGCATCTCGGCGTCGAGATGCAGGAACTCGACGACTGGAACTGCTGCGGCGCCACCGCCTACATGTCGGTGAGCGAGGAAAAGGCCTGCGTCCTCGCCGCCCGCAACCTCGCCATCGCCGAGCAGGCCGGCGCGCAGGACCTGATCACGCCCTGCAGCGCCTGCTACCTGGTCCTGAACAAGGCCAAACACGCAATGACCGACTCGCCGGCGATCCGCGACACGGTTCACCGCGCGCTCGGCGCCGCCAAGCTGACCTACTCCGGCAAAACCGCGGTCCGCCATCCGCTCGATATTCTGGTCCACGACATCGGTCTTGACGTCGTGAAGGAGAAAGTCGTCCGCCCACTGAAGGGGCTCAAGGTCGCGCCTTACTACGGCTGCCAGGTCGTCCGACCCTACTCGACCTTCGACGACGCGTGGAACCCCACCACGATGGACCGGCTCCTCAAGACGCTCGGCGCCGAAGTCGTGCCGTTCCCGCTGAAAACGAAATGCTGCGGCGCGAGCCTCACCGGCACGATTCCGGAGGCGGGACTGCGGCTGAGCTACATCATCCTCAAGGAAGCGCTGCGCCGCGGCGCCGACGTCATCGCGACGATCTGCCCATTGTGCCAGTTCAACCTCGACGGCTATCACGACCAGATCGAGCGGCACTGGGGCAACGTCCGGATCCCGACCGTCTACTTCACCCAACTGATGGGCCTCGCGTTCGGGCTGCCCGCCAAGCAACTCGGCCTGCACCGCTGCCTCGTTCCGCTGCGGCTGCCCGCGAGCGTCGCTCCCATCCCCAGCCCCGCAACCCCGACCCAGCCATGA